In the genome of Halosolutus amylolyticus, the window AGTCGAGCGGCGATCGATTCGACTACCGCCAGGTCTCGTTCGTCGTGCTCGCGGCGCTCGCACTCGTCTTCGCGTCGTTTTTCGCGCCGGGCTTCGGCGCCGACGGCGCGTCCCCGCCGGAGCCGGAGGGAGAGGCCGATCCCGACGCCAAACTCGATCCCGACACGGATTCCGGGTCGGGTGACGGCGACGGCCCGGACATCTCCTTCGACTGGACCGAACTGCTCGAGTGGCTCGACCTCGAACCCGACGACGGCGATACGACGGTCGAGCCGGAGGGCGATCGACCCGTCGACGCGTGTACGGTCGCGCTCGACCGGGACCCGGTGCCGGGCCGGGAGGTGACGGCGACGATCAGCTACCGGGGCGAACCGCTCACCGACGTCCCGGTCCGGTTCAACGACCGATCGATCGGCGAGACGGACGATCGAGGCCGGGTGAGTGGGGAAGTTCCCTACGTCGAGCAACTGGTCGTCCACGTCGGCGCGGAGGGCGATCCGAACTGCCGGGCCGTCGGCCCGGCGCTTTCGTCTGCGAGTGCGACGGCCGGCGCAGGTACCACGTCGGAGTCGACCCTGCTGGGAGCGACGGGAACCGCCCAGAGCGACGAGTCGAACAGCACCGTCGAGTACGAGATCGACGGCGACGTCGCGATCGCCGTCGCCGACGATCCCTACCCCGGCGACCCGATCGAGATCCGGGCCGCGATCGAGGGCGAACCGATGCGAGAGGCGAGCGTCGCCGTCGACGGCGAGCAGGTGACCGAGACGGCCGCGGACGGGACCGCCACGATCACCGTCCCCGACGACGGCACCGAGCAGGTCGACGTCCGGGTCGAACGCGGGGACTTCGCGGGAACGACGACGATCGACGTCCTGCTGCTGGAGGCGACACTGGTGCCCGGCGGCCTCGCACCGGTCCCGGGAAGCGACGGCTACGTCGCGGCCGAGATCGCCGGGGAGCCAGTGCCGAACGCCACCGTCTCGATCGACGGCGAGCGGCGCGGGACGACCGACGAGGACGGACTGCTGGCCGTCGAGTTGCCGCGAGATCCGACGGCGACGGTCGCGGTCAGCACGACGGACCAGACCGCGACCGCGACGC includes:
- a CDS encoding DUF4129 domain-containing protein codes for the protein MSADSTDESSGDRFDYRQVSFVVLAALALVFASFFAPGFGADGASPPEPEGEADPDAKLDPDTDSGSGDGDGPDISFDWTELLEWLDLEPDDGDTTVEPEGDRPVDACTVALDRDPVPGREVTATISYRGEPLTDVPVRFNDRSIGETDDRGRVSGEVPYVEQLVVHVGAEGDPNCRAVGPALSSASATAGAGTTSESTLLGATGTAQSDESNSTVEYEIDGDVAIAVADDPYPGDPIEIRAAIEGEPMREASVAVDGEQVTETAADGTATITVPDDGTEQVDVRVERGDFAGTTTIDVLLLEATLVPGGLAPVPGSDGYVAAEIAGEPVPNATVSIDGERRGTTDEDGLLAVELPRDPTATVAVSTTDQTATATLLGAYGGVALLLSLAVAGLAAVAYRSRGVRGPLAVVGLAAGLTGVLVVEAFYGPIAGLVALAVVAAIGVGAVVARDGRPDVESPAVRDGARGVSAWLVDRALALVALLETAVDCLWSAVDAVRTWIGSLPRSAAALGARLADWLRSLPARGVAAIGRVTEWIREHPTGALVAVGAVPLLVGGYVVGDEPGALVAAAILAVAVVAVVRRRSSREDEPSPTGPGDAGGVTTPTVESTGDGTQPSFRELWRTFARQVAPGQWQTRTPGEIERTAVEAGYPREPVRELTTLFREVEYGERPLSERVRERAAEAAAVLTQNTATTDGGRGRPDERSKPAEEPKRESKPDRDRSSPGTDGDRP